GGCCGCGCCACGGCCCTGGTGGGCCTGCGGCCTGTCACCGCCAGCGGGCAGCCGCTGGTCGGGCCGCATCCAACGTTGCCGGGCGTGGTGGTGGCTACAGGGCACGGGCGGCACGGCGCCCTGCTGGCCCCGGTTACCGCCCAGCAGGTGCTGACGTTGGTGCAGGCGGGGGTGCGCGCATGACGGTGCCGGTAGCCCTGACCATCGCCGGGTCCGATTCGGGGGGCGGCGCCGGGATTCAGGCTGACCTGAAGACCTTCGAGGCCTACGGGGTGTACGGCACCAGCGTGCTGACCCTGATCACTGCCCAGAACACCTGCGGGGTGCGCGGCGCGTGGCCGCTGCCGCCCGAGCAGGTGGTGGCCCAGCTGGAAGCGGTGCTGAATGACTTTCCGGTGGCGGCGGTCAAGACAGGCGCACTGGGCAGCGCCGCCACCGTCAGCGCGGTTGCTGGCGTCCTGAGGAACCGCGACTTGCCCCTGGTCGTGGACCCGGTGATGCTGGCCAAAAGCGGCGACCCGCTGCTGGCGCCGGGCGCACTGGAGGCCCTGCTGCGCGACCTGCTGCCCCTGGCCACTCTGGTGACACCCAACGCGCCGGAATGGACGGCACTGCGGGCGGCGGGCGCCCCCGAGACCCTGCCCCTGCTGCTCAAGGGCGGGCACGCGCCGGGCGAGACCGTGGTGGACACCCTGCATGTGGACGGCCAGCACCTGACCTTCCGGGCGCGGCGCCGGCACACCCGGCACACCCACGGCACCGGCTGCACCCTGTCTGCCGCCATCACGGCCGGGCTGGCGCTGGGGCTGCCCCTGCCGGACGCGGCAGCTCAGGCGCACGCCTACCTTCAGGCGGCGCTGCGGGACGCGCCGGGGCTAGGCGCGGGCCACGGCCCGCTCGGGCACCGCCAGGCGTGGG
Above is a window of Deinococcus betulae DNA encoding:
- the thiD gene encoding bifunctional hydroxymethylpyrimidine kinase/phosphomethylpyrimidine kinase, with translation MTVPVALTIAGSDSGGGAGIQADLKTFEAYGVYGTSVLTLITAQNTCGVRGAWPLPPEQVVAQLEAVLNDFPVAAVKTGALGSAATVSAVAGVLRNRDLPLVVDPVMLAKSGDPLLAPGALEALLRDLLPLATLVTPNAPEWTALRAAGAPETLPLLLKGGHAPGETVVDTLHVDGQHLTFRARRRHTRHTHGTGCTLSAAITAGLALGLPLPDAAAQAHAYLQAALRDAPGLGAGHGPLGHRQAWVMVLPPRSDEVHH